The proteins below are encoded in one region of Telopea speciosissima isolate NSW1024214 ecotype Mountain lineage chromosome 10, Tspe_v1, whole genome shotgun sequence:
- the LOC122643831 gene encoding polygalacturonase inhibitor 1-like: MKIKAALHNPYHLASWIPNTDCCKWYCVECDYNTNRIIHLVITQSNISGQIPAEIGDLPYLNYIAFLHIPNLTGTIPSTITKLKLLTMLRLSWTNLSGPIPSFLSQLPNLNFLDLYFNQFSGSIPSSLANLPKLTELYLDHNSLTGTIPESFGKFKNSMSLYLSQNQLSGEIPKSLGEVDFVNIDLSRNKLQGDASMLFKAAKGSPWKIDLSRNMLEFNLSKVELWEKMEVLDISHNKIFGSIPEAITGLNLQHLNVSYNRLCGRIPQGGSVQNSDSYCFFHNKCLCGSPLAACRLPLVSSEHRRSRSANTGSNIQVRIFRGSHVSSQKAANSAFMHGTMNDT, encoded by the coding sequence ATGAAGATCAAGGCAGCACTTCACAACCCATACCACTTGGCTTCATGGATCCCCAACACCGATTGCTGCAAATGGTACTGCGTCGAGTGCGACTACAATACTAACCGCATTATCCACCTGGTTATCACTCAATCCAACATCTCTGGCCAAATCCCTGCCGAGATAGGTGACCTCCCATACCTCAACTACATAGCCTTCCTACACATCCCTAACCTCACCGGAACCATCCCTTCCACCATTACAAAGCTCAAGCTTCTTACCATGCTCCGCCTCAGCTGGACCAACCTCTCTGGTCCAATCCCTTCCTTCCTCAGCCAACTCCCCAACCTGAACTTCCTCGACCTCTACTTCAACCAGTTCTCTGGTTCAATCCCATCCTCCCTCGCCAACCTCCCAAAGTTAACAGAACTCTACCTCGACCACAACAGCCTCACCGGAACAATTCCTGAATCATTCGGGAAATTCAAAAATTCTATGTCCCTCTACCTCTCTCAGAACCAACTCTCCGGTGAGATCCCCAAATCTTTGGGGGAAGTGGATTTCGTCAACATCGACTTGTCTCGGAACAAGCTTCAAGGGGACGCGTCGATGTTGTTCAAGGCGGCAAAAGGGTCGCCGTGGAAGATTGATCTGTCGAGGAACATGTTGGAATTTAATCTATCGAAGGTGGAGTTGTGGGAAAAAATGGAGGTATTAGACATTTCGCACAATAAGATCTTTGGGAGTATACCAGAGGCGATAACGGGATTGAATTTGCAGCACTTGAACGTGAGTTATAATCGGTTGTGTGGAAGGATTCCCCAAGGCGGGAGTGTGCAGAACTCCGATTCATACTGCTTCTTCCACAACAAGTGCCTCTGTGGTTCGCCGCTTGCCGCTTGCCGCTTGCCGCTTGTAAGTAGCGAACATCGACGATCCCGGAGTGCGAACACCGGATCAAACATACAGGTACGGATATTCCGTGGATCACATGTTTCCTCACAAAAAGCTGCTAATTCTGCTTTTATGCATGGTACTATGAATGACACGTAG
- the LOC122642556 gene encoding polygalacturonase inhibitor-like, which translates to MDTRFSFLLTLLLLLLCFLPTPSFSRSLATSARCNKNDYAALMKIKAALHNPYHLASWIPNTDCCNWYCVECDSNTNRIVELTIFQANISGQIPAEIGDLPYLNTLIFRHITNLTGTIPSTITKLKLLKMVRLSWTNLSGPIPSFLSKLPNLDFLELNFNQFTGSIPSSLANLPKLTGLHLDRNRLTGTIPESFGKFKQSMYLYLSHNQLSGEIPKSLGEADFTYLDLSRNKLQGEASMLFKANASTQTIDLSRNMLEFNLSKVELTKNLISLDISHNKIFGSIPEAITGLMNLQQLNVSYNRLCGKIPQGGKVQNFDSYSFYHNKCLCGSPLDACK; encoded by the coding sequence ATGGACACCCGATTCTCCTTCCTATTgactctcctcctcctcctcctctgcttTCTCCCTACACCATCTTTTTCTCGATCTCTGGCCACATCTGCTCGCTGCAACAAAAACGACTATGCGGCACTGATGAAGATCAAAGCAGCACTTCACAACCCATACCACTTGGCTTCTTGGATCCCCAACACCGATTGCTGCAACTGGTACTGCGTCGAGTGCGATTCCAACACTAACCGCATCGTCGAGCTCACCATCTtccaagccaacatctctggCCAGATCCCTGCGGAGATTGGCGACCTCCCATACCTCAACACCCTCATCTTCCGACACATCACCAACCTCACCGGAACCATTCCTTCCACCATCACAAAGCTCAAGCTTCTCAAGATGGTCCGGCTCAGCTGGACTAACCTCTCTGGTCCAATCCCTTCTTTCCTCAGCAAACTCCCCAATCTCGATTTCCTCGAACTCAATTTCAACCAATTCACCGGTTCAATCCCATCCTCCCTCGCCAACCTCCCCAAATTAACAGGTCTCCACCTCGACCGCAACAGGCTCACCGGAACAATCCCTGAATCGTTCGGGAAATTCAAACAATCTATGTACCTCTACCTCTCTCACAACCAGCTCTCCGGTGAGATCCCCAAATCGTTAGGGGAAGCGGATTTCACCTACCTCGATTTGTCGCGGAACAAGCTTCAAGGGGAAGCGTCGATGTTGTTCAAGGCAAATGCGTCGACGCAGACGATTGATCTGTCGAGGAATATGTTGGAGTTTAACCTATCGAAGGTGGAACTCACCAAGAACTTGATTTCCTTGGACATTTCACACAATAAGATCTTTGGAAGCATACCAGAGGCGATAACGGGATTAATGAATTTGCAGCAGTTGAACGTGAGTTATAATCGGTTGTGTGGGAAGATCCCTCAAGGTGGAAAGGTTCAGAACTTCGATTCCTACTCCTTCTATCATAACAAGTGCCTCTGTGGTTCACCTCTCGACGCTTGCAAGTAA
- the LOC122643832 gene encoding polygalacturonase inhibitor 1-like codes for MEASPTTRLSYFPTLLLLSFLPTPSSSSSSRSLATSVSCNKQDYTALMKIKASLLNPHHLASWIPNTDCCNWSFVKCTSNTNLNTELSIFEANISGQIPAEVGDLTYLNYLAFQQITNLTGTITKLKFLGTLLRCCNNLSGPIPSFLGQLTNLVYLELNFNQLSGSIPESLGKSISWLILSDNQLSGKIPKSFGDAHFDYINLLRNKLEGDASMLFISHNSFLSWDLPSLHAIPCNPILPLANGSTWNIEVASNTLAFNLSKVGFAKNLWRLDISHNKIFGSIPETITGSIEHLNVSYNQLCGKIPQGGKVQKFDSYSFYHNNVVRRSPLVKQRRM; via the exons ATGGAAGCCAGTCCCACCACCCGACTCTCCTATTTCCCAACTCTCCTTCTCCTGTCCTTTCTCCCAacgccttcttcttcttcttcttctcgatcTCTGGCCACATCTGTTAGCTGCAACAAACAGGATTACACAGCACTGATGAAGATCAAGGCATCACTTCTCAACCCACACCACTTGGCATCTTGGATTCCCAACACCGATTGCTGCAACTGGTCCTTCGTGAAGTGCACCTCCAACACTAACCTCAACACCGAACTCTCCATCTTCGAAGCCAACATCTCTGGCCAAATCCCTGCCGAGGTGGGCGACCTCACATACCTCAACTACCTCGCCTTCCAACAAATCACCAACCTCACCGGAACCATCACAAAACTCAAGTTCCTCGGCACACTCCTACGCTGCTGTAACAATCTCTCTGGTCCAATCCCTTCTTTCCTCGGCCAACTCACCAACCTCGTCTACCTCGAGCTCAACTTCAACCA ACTCAGCGGATCTATTCCCGAATCATTAGGTAAATCCATTTCATGGCTCATCCTTTCTGACAACCAGCTCTCCGGTAAGATCCCCAAATCCTTTGGGGATGCGCATTTCGACTACATCAACTTGTTGCGGAACAAGCTTGAAGGGGACGCGTCGATGTTGTTTATCAGTCATAACAGCTTTCTATCTTGGGACTTACCATCATTACATGCAATCCCATGCAATCCTATCTTACCATTA GCAAATGGTTCGACGTGGAATATTGAAGTGGCGAGCAATACGTTGGCCTTTAATCTATCGAAGGTGGGTTTCGCCAAGAACTTGTGGCGCTTGGACATTTCGCACAACAAAATCTTTGGGAGTATACCAGAGACGATAACGGGATCAATTGAGCATTTGAACGTGAGTTATAATCAGTTGTGTGGAAAGATCCCTCAAGGTGGTAAGGTTCAAAAATTCGATTCCTACTCCTTCTACCATAACAATGTGGTTCGCCGCTCGCCGCTTGTAAAGCAGCGGCGAATGTAG